In Ruminococcaceae bacterium R-25, one genomic interval encodes:
- a CDS encoding ABC-type Na+ efflux pump permease subunit: MGAEASSAAFLASVGFVIAVAFCAISFIFWWFPYHLFSDEVYNVVVVNAPESFKEFNEETQKYRDMDAADYGDRYDFLKNWEHMMYFEYSYDGYGWTEFIYKETDALYDFVTFGKWMRENDAYLTIVFPKDFDEQIRLRQEGKTDAKPQLLTYYRTNSMEYSEMKDGFKDEYLEFFQSKIRSDYNLKITSVSDSQIINDPITTSETEYGVKAFVNTISVTFIPILLFVILLYSSMSIGTNVIAGQKERGTFTGILLTPMPRYAIVMGYLGGVVIKTLIPAFIVATISALLVGQFNIATFLALYLYILVLALFIASVTILISVINDTVVSAQTAFLPIFLILVAVCVTCIQAVSERADFYMFLPVHGQFYGIGDALTGNIYVPGLLVSSAATILLSAIITFITERLLHSEKYTVSIDTVDAKEVKRYREGGKSSALQVFNKMSDDFSYFVTELFYPLVVLSFFQFIAMIPVVVSYMRKPEYSSFIQDLANVGTVEDIFNKTFEIFGIFFKDPLFLGMMTLGYIGIILTYFIHAGRVWKIKGFKKKIASCGYPLSNGKHIALHYCLGFLFGFLMMTGTISIMVLTGQISFSGFNLSASGIGAFIFNLFMWFPQGASEELMFRGYMIPAFNKRYKVAVGVIVSSIVFSAFHSLNPGFTPLASVNLVLIAVLFALVYLYTEDIWMTSAMHTAWNLTQGNIYGLQVSGNEASNTVFKIIYSDKASSLITGGSFGPEGGLATTAVTCICMVIVIVLLARKHHKAAK, encoded by the coding sequence ATGGGCGCAGAAGCCTCATCTGCAGCTTTCCTTGCCTCTGTCGGTTTTGTTATCGCAGTTGCATTCTGCGCTATATCTTTCATTTTCTGGTGGTTCCCTTATCACCTCTTCAGCGACGAAGTCTATAACGTTGTCGTAGTAAATGCGCCTGAATCTTTCAAGGAATTTAACGAAGAGACCCAGAAATACCGTGATATGGATGCTGCTGATTACGGTGACAGATATGACTTCTTAAAGAACTGGGAACATATGATGTATTTTGAATACAGTTACGACGGTTACGGCTGGACTGAATTCATTTACAAAGAAACTGACGCTCTTTATGACTTCGTTACTTTTGGCAAGTGGATGAGAGAAAACGATGCTTATCTGACTATAGTCTTCCCTAAAGATTTCGACGAACAAATAAGATTAAGACAGGAAGGCAAAACTGATGCAAAGCCTCAGCTCCTCACTTACTACCGCACAAATTCGATGGAATATTCGGAAATGAAAGACGGTTTCAAAGACGAGTATCTCGAGTTCTTCCAGAGCAAAATCCGCTCAGATTATAATCTTAAGATCACATCTGTTTCTGATTCACAGATAATAAATGATCCTATAACCACATCTGAAACCGAATACGGCGTGAAGGCTTTCGTCAATACTATAAGCGTAACCTTCATACCGATCCTGTTATTCGTCATCCTTCTCTACTCATCTATGAGCATCGGAACGAATGTAATAGCAGGTCAGAAAGAGCGTGGAACCTTCACAGGAATCCTTCTCACTCCAATGCCAAGATACGCCATTGTTATGGGTTATCTCGGCGGTGTAGTCATCAAGACACTGATCCCTGCTTTCATTGTAGCCACGATTTCTGCCTTGCTTGTCGGACAATTTAACATCGCTACTTTCCTGGCTTTGTATCTTTATATCCTCGTTCTCGCACTCTTCATTGCTTCTGTTACCATATTGATCTCAGTGATCAACGATACCGTCGTATCTGCGCAAACGGCATTCCTGCCTATATTCCTTATTCTTGTAGCAGTATGCGTCACCTGCATCCAGGCAGTTTCAGAGAGAGCTGACTTCTATATGTTCCTGCCAGTTCATGGCCAATTCTACGGAATCGGTGACGCACTTACCGGAAACATTTATGTTCCTGGCCTCTTAGTAAGTTCAGCTGCAACAATCCTTCTCTCTGCAATAATCACTTTCATCACGGAAAGACTCCTTCACAGCGAGAAATACACAGTATCCATCGATACCGTAGACGCCAAGGAAGTCAAGCGTTACCGCGAAGGCGGCAAGAGTTCTGCTCTTCAGGTCTTTAACAAGATGTCTGACGACTTCAGCTATTTTGTTACCGAGCTGTTCTATCCTCTGGTCGTTTTATCCTTCTTCCAGTTCATAGCAATGATCCCTGTCGTTGTCTCCTACATGAGGAAGCCTGAATACTCATCATTCATTCAGGATCTCGCAAACGTAGGCACTGTAGAGGATATATTCAACAAAACATTTGAGATTTTCGGAATCTTCTTTAAGGACCCGCTCTTCCTCGGCATGATGACTTTGGGTTATATCGGTATAATCCTCACTTATTTCATCCATGCAGGCAGAGTCTGGAAGATCAAAGGCTTTAAGAAAAAGATCGCTTCCTGTGGTTATCCACTCTCGAACGGCAAGCATATAGCTCTGCACTATTGTCTCGGTTTCTTATTCGGTTTCCTGATGATGACCGGAACGATCTCCATCATGGTACTTACAGGCCAGATATCTTTCTCCGGCTTTAATCTCAGCGCTTCCGGCATAGGAGCATTCATCTTCAACCTCTTTATGTGGTTCCCTCAGGGTGCTTCAGAAGAATTGATGTTCAGAGGCTACATGATCCCCGCCTTCAACAAGAGATACAAAGTCGCAGTCGGAGTCATTGTATCTTCCATCGTATTCTCCGCATTCCATTCGCTGAACCCGGGATTCACTCCTCTGGCATCTGTTAACCTCGTTCTGATTGCAGTTCTTTTCGCATTGGTCTACCTCTACACAGAAGATATCTGGATGACATCTGCCATGCATACCGCTTGGAACCTTACACAGGGCAACATCTATGGCCTCCAGGTATCAGGCAACGAAGCATCAAACACTGTATTTAAGATCATTTATTCCGATAAGGCTTCATCCCTTATCACCGGCGGCTCCTTCGGACCTGAGGGTGGTCTCGCAACTACTGCTGTTACCTGTATCTGCATGGTGATCGTGATAGTGCTGCTGGCAAGGAAGCATCACAAAGCCGCGAAGTGA
- a CDS encoding phosphoglycolate phosphatase — MKYRLACFDLDGTLLDTIGGLTSSLNAARRMNNLSPQTEDQVKTFINNGVVRFIERSLKADPGDYSEELKQKLLKDNVSYYDSHYLENTRPYNGIVEVLTRLKSEGMLLACISNKNDEPAGKLIDHFFPNLFDYVSGSVEGVERKPSSEPVERCLKALGVDNSEAIYIGDTDTDIETAKNSQMSSVSCTWGYKTREFLMENGAERICTNPIDLYSLLR; from the coding sequence ATGAAATACAGACTCGCATGTTTTGACCTTGACGGAACTCTCCTTGATACGATCGGAGGGCTTACTTCAAGTCTTAATGCGGCAAGAAGGATGAATAACCTTTCTCCCCAGACAGAAGACCAGGTAAAGACCTTTATCAATAACGGAGTGGTCAGGTTCATCGAAAGAAGCCTTAAGGCTGATCCCGGTGATTACAGCGAAGAGCTGAAGCAAAAGCTCCTTAAGGATAATGTCTCATACTACGATTCCCACTATCTGGAGAATACCCGCCCTTATAATGGTATAGTTGAAGTGCTCACGCGTCTTAAGTCTGAAGGCATGCTCCTGGCTTGTATCAGCAATAAAAACGATGAGCCTGCAGGAAAACTCATAGATCACTTTTTCCCGAACCTGTTTGACTATGTCTCAGGTTCTGTGGAAGGAGTCGAGAGGAAGCCTTCTTCCGAGCCTGTTGAAAGGTGCCTAAAAGCTTTAGGCGTAGATAACAGTGAAGCAATCTATATCGGTGATACAGATACGGATATAGAGACTGCAAAAAACAGCCAAATGAGCTCTGTCAGCTGCACCTGGGGGTATAAGACACGTGAATTCCTTATGGAAAATGGGGCTGAAAGGATCTGCACTAACCCTATAGATCTTTACAGTCTGTTGAGGTAA
- a CDS encoding 3'-5' exoribonuclease yields MAIVKFSSMGFGNYETDVVVAAITQTSTSNGKPMLKVSISDGEESITALIFDSTKKDLNDAGIEDGCTAVINLEVTDYKGSKSYKITNINPVKLPEDELKQLIKLPPIDPEKLVKDIIILIKQSSGRSYDLNTTDIPSDDYSLTALSIRLINENIKAFTKSSAAKAMHHNLYGGLAYHTYRMIKTAFAVCDIYTLLNRELLVCGTALHDIGKILEMKTSDTGIANYTDMGNLFGHSLLGIEMIDREVWRMNQAIGGRSYNSEQVAMLKHMLASHHGQPEWGAIRNPSTPEAMMLHELDMIDSRMYMYEDNFKDMTAGTSSDPIFGIAGDGKNVIYKNSFSDYE; encoded by the coding sequence ATGGCTATAGTTAAGTTCAGTTCAATGGGGTTCGGCAATTATGAGACAGACGTCGTAGTCGCAGCCATTACCCAGACCAGCACCAGCAACGGCAAGCCTATGCTCAAAGTAAGCATCAGTGACGGCGAAGAGAGCATTACTGCTCTTATCTTCGATTCAACAAAGAAAGATCTTAATGATGCCGGCATCGAAGACGGCTGCACGGCAGTTATCAATCTTGAAGTTACGGACTACAAGGGTTCAAAGAGCTATAAGATCACCAACATCAATCCCGTAAAGCTCCCGGAGGACGAATTAAAGCAGCTTATCAAGCTCCCTCCGATCGATCCCGAAAAACTCGTTAAGGACATCATTATCCTTATCAAGCAGTCTTCCGGAAGGTCCTACGACCTTAACACAACCGACATTCCGTCTGACGACTACTCATTAACAGCCCTTTCAATCAGACTGATCAACGAAAATATCAAGGCATTTACGAAGTCTTCAGCTGCAAAGGCTATGCACCACAACCTCTATGGCGGCCTTGCTTATCACACCTACAGGATGATAAAGACAGCTTTTGCCGTCTGCGATATCTATACCCTTCTTAACCGCGAGCTATTGGTCTGCGGCACGGCTCTTCATGATATCGGAAAGATCCTTGAAATGAAGACATCCGATACAGGTATTGCAAACTACACAGATATGGGAAACCTCTTCGGCCACTCACTTCTGGGCATCGAGATGATTGACAGAGAAGTCTGGAGAATGAACCAGGCTATAGGCGGCAGATCTTATAACAGCGAACAGGTCGCAATGCTTAAGCACATGCTCGCATCCCACCACGGCCAGCCCGAGTGGGGCGCTATCAGAAATCCTTCGACACCTGAAGCAATGATGCTTCACGAACTCGACATGATCGATTCGAGAATGTACATGTACGAAGATAACTTCAAGGATATGACAGCCGGCACTTCCAGCGACCCTATTTTCGGCATCGCGGGCGACGGAAAGAACGTTATCTACAAGAATTCATTCAGTGACTACGAGTAA
- a CDS encoding RNA polymerase sigma-70 factor (ECF subfamily), with translation MKNEDVIRLFDLYSNDLYKFAVSYLGSKQDAEDIVQEVFSKLLDKHMFFENRNEKAYLMTMTANKCKDHLKSSARSDVDLESEEWHLEYYDGFTERNKAVFDELMRLEEQFRVPIYLHYYAGYSYKEISRILKVSESAVAVRINRGKERLRIRLEE, from the coding sequence TTGAAAAATGAGGACGTCATAAGACTGTTCGATCTGTATTCGAATGATCTTTACAAATTTGCCGTCTCATATCTGGGCTCGAAGCAGGACGCTGAAGATATCGTTCAGGAAGTCTTTTCGAAGCTGTTGGACAAGCATATGTTTTTCGAGAACAGGAACGAAAAAGCATATCTTATGACCATGACAGCAAATAAATGCAAGGATCACTTGAAGTCTTCGGCAAGATCTGATGTTGATCTCGAATCTGAAGAATGGCATCTGGAGTACTATGACGGATTCACTGAAAGAAACAAGGCTGTCTTCGATGAACTGATGCGCCTGGAAGAACAGTTCAGAGTACCAATCTATCTTCATTACTATGCCGGTTACTCTTATAAGGAGATCAGCAGGATTTTAAAGGTCTCTGAATCGGCAGTGGCTGTGCGGATAAACAGGGGCAAGGAGCGTTTGCGAATCAGGTTGGAGGAATAG
- a CDS encoding putative membrane protein, protein MTENEKRNSSKKNLKLIAICGIFAAFVFIGTELRIPTAIGYMNLGDAVILMASYFIGPAAFFPAAIGSALGDLIAGYPVYIAPTFVIKGLMGLVAALIMSRSHEKKALGFVLRLIACVSAELIMVGGYFVFEMCMYGREAALGSVAFNFIQAGVGILIAIPLTYAVRIKKTR, encoded by the coding sequence ATGACTGAGAACGAAAAGCGCAACAGTTCCAAAAAGAACCTGAAGCTTATCGCTATATGCGGTATCTTCGCTGCTTTCGTGTTCATCGGAACTGAATTAAGGATCCCTACTGCCATAGGCTATATGAATCTGGGAGATGCTGTGATCCTTATGGCATCTTATTTTATCGGACCTGCCGCCTTTTTCCCGGCAGCCATAGGTTCCGCATTAGGAGACCTCATAGCAGGCTATCCCGTTTATATCGCGCCCACATTCGTTATCAAGGGCCTTATGGGCCTTGTTGCAGCACTTATAATGTCAAGATCGCACGAAAAGAAGGCTCTCGGTTTTGTATTGCGCCTGATCGCCTGTGTGTCTGCCGAACTTATAATGGTCGGAGGATATTTTGTTTTCGAGATGTGCATGTATGGCAGGGAAGCAGCATTAGGTTCTGTGGCCTTTAACTTTATTCAGGCAGGCGTTGGCATATTGATCGCCATACCGCTTACTTATGCCGTAAGGATCAAGAAGACCAGGTGA
- a CDS encoding histidine kinase, which yields MPVLIIICILLAIALVLAVIKIVLLRRGFDELTDNIEDQVNGKTQIPITLTTADPHARKAAETINRELKNLDRERNEYLDGNRKVAEAVTGISHDIRTPLTAINSYLDLMADEEDEELKVQYLERIKSRTLSLSDLADELFKYSTSTDPERYPVQTEKVSSEPIDICRVLEECMLSFYAAFKKKGIEPDIEIPDEPVYVLCDKKSANRIFENIIGNAIKYADNDLEVKLDSKGQVIFSNPAPDLTPVSAAKLFDRYFTVKEGNASTGLGFSIAKELITRNGGTIESALIDGVLQIIVSFKVKDEEASV from the coding sequence TTGCCTGTACTTATCATTATCTGCATTCTGCTTGCAATAGCTTTAGTTTTAGCGGTCATTAAGATCGTTTTGTTAAGACGCGGCTTTGATGAACTTACAGATAATATCGAAGACCAGGTGAACGGGAAGACCCAGATACCGATTACACTTACGACTGCCGATCCCCATGCGAGAAAGGCTGCAGAGACTATCAACCGTGAGCTCAAAAATCTTGACAGAGAGCGCAATGAATATTTGGACGGCAACCGTAAAGTCGCAGAAGCAGTTACTGGAATTTCCCATGATATAAGGACGCCTCTTACTGCGATCAACTCTTATCTGGACCTGATGGCAGATGAGGAGGATGAGGAATTAAAAGTCCAGTATCTGGAGCGTATCAAGAGCCGTACGCTTTCTTTGAGCGATCTGGCAGACGAACTTTTCAAATACAGTACTTCCACAGATCCCGAGAGATATCCTGTTCAGACAGAGAAGGTGTCTTCTGAACCTATCGACATCTGCCGAGTCTTGGAAGAGTGTATGCTCTCTTTTTATGCAGCGTTTAAGAAGAAGGGTATAGAGCCTGATATTGAGATACCTGATGAGCCTGTATATGTTTTGTGCGATAAGAAGAGCGCCAACCGTATTTTCGAGAACATTATAGGCAATGCTATAAAGTATGCCGACAACGATCTTGAAGTAAAGCTCGATTCTAAAGGCCAGGTTATCTTCAGCAATCCTGCGCCTGACCTGACTCCCGTGTCGGCAGCCAAGCTTTTCGACCGTTACTTTACGGTTAAAGAGGGCAATGCTTCCACAGGACTTGGCTTTTCTATTGCGAAAGAACTGATAACCAGAAACGGCGGAACGATCGAATCTGCTCTTATAGACGGGGTCCTTCAGATAATCGTTAGTTTTAAGGTAAAGGACGAAGAAGCATCCGTTTGA
- a CDS encoding transglutaminase superfamily protein: MKNKRVLCLVLAAAFLLTGCNVGKAETTEQTVLSGVAGQTATSDVTETSVTETTASEPFEFNPHVYSRKIAERVPQDYWNSFYNLCDALRKGEDTFQCSSQEAYNWATDVGVLCDLFPPAGAKIEGKSTDGSPAFENGTGKILYKMPVEDFLKRESDFEVLITDILNSTIEKDDSEYERALKLYLYVAKNYVYDTSLIDKMGDDENYVYACFMEKRGQCVNFASVYAYLLLQADIDAVSYRIYEDLCHAWTYAVIDGKGYHIDTTWALQADGADGIYLDYFMMSDKERIADGCTLTDPDVTLLPECNVNKTNVKFEATDDHYCIRDYCRFVSLDEEKKIVHYVTMYDEQKEFYYGDI, translated from the coding sequence ATGAAAAATAAGAGAGTTTTATGCCTGGTACTTGCGGCTGCATTCCTTTTGACAGGATGCAATGTTGGCAAGGCTGAAACAACAGAACAGACGGTTTTAAGCGGTGTTGCCGGACAGACGGCGACATCTGACGTAACAGAAACCTCTGTAACGGAAACTACGGCTTCCGAACCCTTTGAATTCAATCCGCATGTATATTCAAGAAAAATCGCAGAAAGGGTCCCTCAGGATTACTGGAATTCATTCTATAATCTTTGCGATGCCTTGAGAAAAGGCGAGGATACATTCCAATGTTCAAGTCAGGAAGCCTATAACTGGGCTACTGACGTGGGTGTATTATGTGATCTTTTCCCGCCGGCAGGTGCGAAGATAGAAGGAAAGAGCACCGACGGTTCTCCTGCTTTCGAGAACGGAACAGGAAAGATCCTTTATAAAATGCCTGTTGAAGATTTTCTCAAGAGAGAATCTGATTTTGAAGTCCTGATAACGGATATCCTTAACAGCACGATAGAGAAAGACGACTCGGAATATGAGAGAGCCCTTAAGCTGTATCTTTACGTGGCGAAGAACTATGTTTACGATACCTCGCTCATAGATAAAATGGGTGATGATGAGAACTATGTATATGCGTGTTTCATGGAGAAGAGGGGACAGTGCGTTAATTTCGCTTCTGTCTATGCCTATCTTCTCCTTCAGGCTGATATCGATGCAGTAAGTTACCGCATCTACGAGGATCTTTGCCATGCCTGGACATATGCCGTGATAGACGGCAAGGGATATCATATCGATACCACCTGGGCGCTTCAGGCTGACGGAGCAGACGGTATCTACCTGGATTATTTTATGATGAGTGACAAGGAAAGGATCGCTGACGGATGCACGTTAACTGATCCTGATGTAACTCTGCTGCCCGAATGCAATGTGAATAAGACCAATGTTAAGTTCGAAGCGACTGATGATCATTACTGCATCAGGGATTACTGCAGATTCGTGTCTCTTGATGAAGAGAAGAAGATCGTTCACTATGTAACCATGTATGATGAACAAAAAGAATTCTACTACGGGGATATTTGA
- a CDS encoding transglutaminase superfamily protein: MNTKKIIGIILAASILLSGCNTGKTLPSASSSEETSQTLDRIVFTDAETESETTPSETKGVFEFNPHVYSGQLSKTIPQEYWDAFYNLCDALRKGEDTFDCATEEAYKWSTDSTTLCCLFPAAGLKVEGKTEDGSPAFENGKGKITYKMSKEDWLKRQADFEAMIVDIINSNVETDDTDYEKALKLYLYIANNYDYEYEVIQEDNYVYKTFTKKVGQCINFAAVYGYLLLQVGVDGLACGTYDGTCHAWTYVVINGKGYHIDTTWALKSCYPGVEHIYLDYFMMSDEERNNDNCLIKDLTVDVLPGYWVSRTNASYVATDNHYNIRSYCGFISLDEENKIVHYVDMNNEPHEFHYDI; the protein is encoded by the coding sequence ATGAACACTAAGAAGATAATAGGAATAATACTTGCAGCATCAATACTGCTTTCCGGCTGTAATACCGGAAAGACTTTGCCGAGCGCATCAAGTTCGGAAGAAACGTCTCAGACATTAGACAGGATAGTTTTCACAGACGCAGAAACTGAGTCTGAAACAACGCCATCTGAGACAAAAGGCGTTTTCGAGTTTAATCCGCATGTTTATTCAGGACAGCTCTCAAAGACCATACCCCAGGAATACTGGGATGCCTTCTATAATCTTTGTGACGCATTAAGAAAAGGTGAGGATACTTTCGATTGTGCGACTGAGGAAGCATATAAGTGGAGTACTGACTCTACAACTCTTTGCTGCCTTTTCCCGGCAGCAGGCTTAAAGGTCGAGGGCAAGACTGAAGACGGATCTCCTGCTTTTGAAAACGGCAAGGGAAAGATCACCTATAAGATGTCCAAAGAAGACTGGCTCAAGAGGCAGGCTGATTTTGAAGCCATGATCGTAGATATCATCAACAGCAATGTTGAGACTGATGATACCGATTATGAAAAGGCATTAAAGCTCTATTTGTATATAGCAAATAATTACGATTACGAATATGAGGTCATACAGGAAGATAACTATGTCTATAAGACCTTTACCAAGAAAGTAGGGCAGTGCATCAATTTTGCAGCCGTATATGGTTATCTTCTTCTGCAGGTAGGTGTTGACGGTCTGGCCTGCGGAACCTATGACGGAACGTGCCATGCGTGGACCTATGTCGTAATCAACGGCAAAGGCTACCATATTGATACGACATGGGCTTTGAAATCGTGCTATCCGGGCGTTGAACATATCTATCTGGATTACTTCATGATGAGTGACGAGGAAAGAAATAATGACAACTGCCTTATCAAAGACCTGACTGTCGATGTCCTCCCGGGCTACTGGGTAAGCCGTACTAATGCTTCCTATGTTGCAACGGACAACCATTACAACATAAGATCATACTGCGGCTTCATATCACTCGATGAAGAAAACAAGATCGTCCATTATGTCGATATGAATAATGAACCTCACGAGTTCCATTACGACATCTGA
- a CDS encoding LytTR family transcriptional regulator, which yields MKVSIDISAEYKEPFAVIHTDKVTSEIQRVIDVLGTSETPVTAFQNEEDIVVLQPKDIYMIRVEDGDTIIYGARSQYRSRKRLYELAEQLGKQFMQISKTTLINLSYMDSIEPGFSGTLLLKLKNGSKDYVSRKYLPEFKKYLGL from the coding sequence GTGAAGGTAAGTATAGACATTTCAGCAGAATATAAGGAGCCTTTTGCGGTGATCCACACCGATAAGGTTACATCTGAGATACAGCGCGTGATCGATGTGCTGGGCACTTCGGAAACGCCGGTCACTGCATTTCAGAACGAGGAAGACATCGTCGTACTGCAGCCTAAGGATATTTACATGATCAGGGTGGAAGACGGTGATACGATCATCTACGGTGCCAGATCTCAGTACCGCTCGCGAAAAAGACTCTACGAACTTGCTGAACAGCTGGGTAAGCAGTTTATGCAGATATCCAAGACAACACTTATCAACCTGTCCTACATGGACAGTATCGAACCCGGATTCTCAGGCACGCTCCTTTTGAAGCTTAAGAACGGAAGCAAGGACTACGTGTCGAGAAAGTACCTGCCGGAGTTCAAGAAATATCTGGGATTATAA
- a CDS encoding AGCS family alanine or glycine:cation symporter: MNNTFLDSLAGINDVINEFVWVKIGIILLIGTGILMTVLTGFFQITHFGHWWKKTIGSLFDKKVISHTKEKASISQFQALCTALAATVGVGNIAGVSAAIMTGGPGAVFWMWVAAFFGMMTNYSENILGIYYRRKNLEGEWSGGAMYYLQDGLGGYPHMKIVGKVLAIVFAVCAALAAFGIGNMGQVNKIVINFTSAFDIKALSSRVLYSSGDTDVTLYMLIVGIVLMVLVGFVVLGGLKRIASVAETIVPVMVVLFVLGSLIIIVANFKGILPAFKAIFTMAFSKQAAWGGATGVAFKTIITQGCKRGVFSNEAGLGSSVMVHSNSNVKEPVKQGLWGIFEVFADTIIVCSMTALTILTSGVIDLTTGATDTASDATLVAEAFNTIFKFGGIEFGRVFIALAILAFAFTTILGWSHYGSKAVEYLAGRHAPVVTKIYKVLFVIMILSGALMTSSIAWDISDTFNGLMMIPNLIGVLAMSPVVMKLTKNYVDRRLHGKDIEPMLSFDKKIQEENAKLIKETQED, translated from the coding sequence ATGAATAACACTTTTTTGGACTCACTCGCAGGCATCAACGATGTGATCAATGAATTCGTATGGGTAAAAATCGGTATCATACTTCTTATAGGCACCGGTATCCTCATGACGGTATTAACAGGTTTTTTCCAGATCACACATTTCGGACACTGGTGGAAAAAGACCATCGGAAGCCTGTTTGATAAGAAAGTAATCTCGCACACAAAAGAAAAAGCTTCGATCTCACAGTTCCAGGCCCTCTGCACTGCTTTGGCAGCTACAGTAGGTGTCGGCAACATCGCAGGCGTATCGGCAGCCATTATGACAGGCGGTCCGGGCGCTGTCTTCTGGATGTGGGTTGCAGCATTCTTCGGAATGATGACTAACTATTCCGAAAATATCCTTGGTATCTACTACAGAAGAAAGAACCTCGAAGGAGAATGGTCAGGCGGCGCTATGTACTATCTCCAGGACGGCCTGGGCGGATATCCGCATATGAAGATTGTAGGAAAGGTCCTCGCCATTGTTTTCGCAGTATGCGCAGCACTCGCAGCTTTCGGCATCGGAAACATGGGCCAGGTCAATAAGATCGTTATCAACTTCACTTCAGCATTTGATATAAAAGCACTGTCTTCCAGAGTACTCTATTCTTCAGGCGACACTGACGTAACGCTCTACATGCTCATCGTAGGAATCGTTCTCATGGTGCTCGTAGGCTTCGTAGTACTTGGCGGACTTAAGAGAATAGCATCTGTTGCTGAGACAATAGTTCCTGTCATGGTCGTACTTTTCGTACTCGGAAGCTTGATCATCATCGTTGCAAACTTTAAGGGGATCCTCCCAGCTTTCAAGGCTATCTTCACTATGGCATTTTCCAAGCAGGCAGCCTGGGGCGGCGCAACCGGTGTTGCTTTCAAGACGATCATCACACAGGGATGCAAGAGAGGCGTCTTCTCAAACGAAGCAGGTCTTGGTTCTTCAGTTATGGTCCACAGTAACTCCAACGTCAAAGAACCTGTTAAGCAGGGTCTCTGGGGCATCTTCGAAGTATTCGCCGATACCATCATCGTCTGCTCAATGACAGCTCTTACCATCCTTACATCAGGCGTTATCGATCTTACGACCGGTGCTACGGATACTGCTTCTGATGCTACACTCGTAGCTGAAGCTTTCAACACGATATTCAAGTTCGGCGGCATAGAGTTCGGAAGGGTCTTCATTGCCCTCGCTATCCTTGCTTTCGCATTCACTACGATCCTCGGCTGGTCACACTACGGCTCAAAGGCTGTCGAATACTTAGCCGGCAGGCACGCTCCTGTAGTAACAAAGATCTATAAGGTATTATTCGTTATCATGATCTTATCAGGCGCCCTCATGACATCTTCGATCGCATGGGATATCTCCGATACCTTTAACGGTCTCATGATGATCCCTAACCTCATCGGCGTCCTCGCTATGAGTCCTGTCGTAATGAAGCTCACCAAGAACTATGTTGACAGAAGACTCCACGGCAAAGATATTGAGCCTATGCTCTCTTTCGATAAGAAGATCCAGGAAGAGAACGCAAAGCTCATTAAAGAGACTCAGGAAGACTGA